The following are from one region of the Nicotiana tabacum cultivar K326 chromosome 3, ASM71507v2, whole genome shotgun sequence genome:
- the LOC142179594 gene encoding paired amphipathic helix protein Sin3-like 4, whose protein sequence is MSKSKSYISKLVKGEKDREPKKEEKEAPPKRSELEESFIFVKKVKERFKNDDHVYDSFLEILKKYREEHKTIYEVYHEVAMLFIDHPDLLNDFTKFLPDSSAISMLKQYLDKLTTILSSL, encoded by the exons ATGAGCAAGAGTAAGTCGTATATATCCAAATTAGTAAAGGGAGAGAAAGACAGAGAgcctaaaaaagaagaaaaagaggctCCTCCAAAGAGAAGTGAACTTGAAGAATCTTTCATCTTTGTGAAGAAAGTAAAG GAACGTTTCAAAAATGATGATCATGTGTACGACTCCTTCCTAGAAATTTTGAAGAAGTACAGGGAGGAGCACAAGACCATATATGAAGTTTACCATGAG GTTGCCATGCTTTTCATTGACCATCCAGATTTGCTTAATGATTTCACTAAATTTTTGCCAGATTCTTCAGCTATTTCCATGCTTAAGCAATATCTTGATAAGTTAACCACCATCCTTAGTTCGTTATAA